The uncultured Desulfuromonas sp. genome has a segment encoding these proteins:
- the dksA gene encoding RNA polymerase-binding protein DksA, translating to MDSEQAEAYRAILQQQLEDLLREAGKTVSGMTDEHENFPDPTDRASMESDRNFELRIRDRERRLIAKIRAALERIDEGTFGICECCEEEIGAARLRARPVTTLCIDCKTEQERQERIG from the coding sequence ATGGATTCAGAACAGGCTGAAGCCTATCGTGCCATCCTGCAACAGCAACTGGAAGACCTGTTGCGCGAAGCGGGAAAGACCGTATCCGGCATGACAGATGAGCATGAAAACTTTCCCGATCCGACGGATCGCGCCTCCATGGAATCTGACCGGAATTTCGAGCTGCGCATTCGTGATCGTGAGCGACGTTTGATCGCGAAAATTCGTGCGGCTCTCGAGCGGATTGATGAAGGCACCTTCGGAATTTGCGAGTGTTGTGAAGAGGAGATCGGTGCGGCACGTTTGAGAGCCCGTCCCGTAACCACCCTGTGCATCGACTGCAAAACCGAGCAGGAGCGACAGGAACGTATCGGTTAA
- a CDS encoding Rrf2 family transcriptional regulator, whose translation MVITRATEYAIRAILYMSKFPPGEIVLKKDICQTQNVTPAFLTKIFQPMVKAGIVGSQRGVGGGFYLRHKPEDITVYDVFKAQEDPLYINKCLDDDNCCERDNYCPVHGAWKEVRESMIQQLTEYNFARLAEEEEANLKKLMTMDKHEEAS comes from the coding sequence ATGGTCATTACACGAGCAACAGAATACGCGATCCGTGCCATTCTCTATATGTCGAAGTTTCCGCCAGGGGAGATTGTGCTGAAAAAGGATATCTGCCAGACACAGAATGTCACACCGGCATTTTTAACAAAAATATTTCAGCCGATGGTCAAGGCGGGAATTGTTGGATCACAGCGTGGTGTCGGTGGTGGATTTTATCTGCGCCATAAGCCGGAAGACATTACCGTCTATGATGTTTTTAAAGCGCAGGAAGATCCGTTGTATATCAACAAATGCCTGGATGATGACAACTGTTGTGAGCGTGACAATTATTGCCCGGTCCATGGTGCCTGGAAAGAGGTTCGCGAAAGTATGATTCAGCAGCTTACAGAGTATAACTTTGCCCGACTGGCTGAAGAAGAAGAGGCGAATCTCAAAAAGTTAATGACGATGGACAAGCACGAAGAAGCATCGTAG
- the gluQRS gene encoding tRNA glutamyl-Q(34) synthetase GluQRS, with product MKEIYPSPVIGRFAPSPTGPLHFGSIIAAVASYLSVKQSTQGRWLVRIDDLDRPRTVPGASATILEHLQRLGLHHDGPVVYQSQRYERYQEVLTSLQEQGWTYPCRCSRKEILASAPHQGEEGPVYPGTCLNLPSSFDRPASCRIRTSHESIGFIDLIQGAFSQKLRRDVGDFVLQRSDGIFAYQLATVIDDHDSSVNLVVRGQDLLASTPRQIYLLQCLGWPIPRYAHIPLAMARDGQKISKRHQHQSPCDRYSSQQILFSVFTFLGLKPPQSLISSSTGDLLQWGTEHFSFSRIPSDNCALDVIS from the coding sequence ATGAAAGAGATCTATCCGTCACCCGTCATTGGTCGCTTCGCGCCCAGCCCTACCGGTCCTTTGCACTTCGGTTCCATTATTGCGGCTGTTGCCAGCTACCTGTCCGTTAAACAGTCCACTCAAGGCCGCTGGTTGGTGCGCATTGATGATCTTGACCGGCCGAGAACCGTTCCGGGAGCCAGTGCCACGATTCTCGAGCATCTTCAGCGTCTTGGATTACACCATGACGGCCCTGTTGTTTATCAAAGCCAACGCTATGAGCGTTATCAGGAAGTTCTTACATCGCTACAAGAACAGGGCTGGACTTATCCCTGTAGGTGTTCACGTAAAGAGATCCTAGCCAGCGCACCTCATCAGGGCGAAGAGGGGCCGGTTTATCCCGGCACTTGCCTTAATTTGCCGTCGTCTTTTGACCGTCCGGCCTCGTGTCGCATCCGCACCAGTCATGAATCCATCGGTTTTATTGATTTGATTCAAGGAGCTTTTTCTCAAAAATTGCGTCGTGATGTGGGAGATTTCGTCCTGCAACGCAGCGATGGAATTTTTGCCTACCAGCTGGCCACCGTCATTGATGATCATGACAGCAGTGTTAACCTTGTTGTTCGCGGCCAGGACCTTCTTGCCTCAACACCTCGCCAGATTTATCTGTTACAGTGCTTGGGCTGGCCGATTCCCCGTTATGCCCATATCCCCCTGGCAATGGCCCGGGACGGCCAGAAAATCAGTAAACGTCATCAGCACCAATCCCCCTGTGACAGGTACTCTTCACAACAGATTCTTTTTTCTGTTTTTACGTTTCTCGGGCTCAAACCACCCCAGTCTCTCATCAGCTCTTCGACGGGTGACCTTCTCCAGTGGGGAACAGAGCACTTCTCTTTTTCCCGAATCCCTTCCGACAATTGTGCTCTCGATGTGATTTCCTGA
- a CDS encoding diguanylate cyclase, whose protein sequence is MKLGIRTKIIALVMMALATLCGGFVHLLVREQADRHQELIQQVDRFIHNSLARELKRTHNIYLSRLDGFIKTNPTIVDSFILGQRQKLFQQLQVKLATLQRENSDFFSVTFIRKDGTVLLRTARYEMSGDSALDIPFVARAFALKQPQYGLTIARWGLAYRLARPIFKNNHFEGIIVFVLRPLSGLDLIYESLGVDTGVLIDKSYQERIKGVNFPVYNGYLLMEEKGSLFKEIPELPDKEEVGHGLIKAYGQQEYLFYSPVELKNYNNEVIGYIQPVSRHTLQQQKHQLVLKKALMTASVLICMTFVVLYFGIGYLLKRLDRLNNTLESRVRERTDELNQVNLALKNEISERENIQQELERLSRYDGLTELINRRYFNELLDVEWRDARRHHHWLTVMMIDVDYFKIYNDGYGHLQGDNCLAQLAQLLKGKLKRARDVVARYGGEEFVCLLPMTDPAEGQQMAESLLMAVRDSGIEHCGSKCAEMITVSIGVSSMVPDAHQKADQLIRQADNALYCAKQKGRNQVQVYKPGDTGGADFTVDDRM, encoded by the coding sequence ATGAAGTTAGGTATTCGAACAAAAATTATTGCGCTGGTCATGATGGCATTGGCCACCCTGTGTGGTGGTTTTGTCCATTTACTTGTCCGCGAACAGGCCGACCGTCACCAAGAACTGATTCAGCAGGTGGATCGGTTTATTCACAACAGCTTAGCGCGTGAATTGAAGCGCACCCACAATATTTATCTTTCCCGTCTGGACGGATTTATCAAAACCAATCCGACCATCGTCGACTCATTCATCCTGGGGCAGCGGCAGAAGTTGTTTCAACAGTTGCAGGTCAAATTGGCAACTCTGCAAAGAGAGAACAGTGACTTTTTTTCCGTGACATTCATCCGTAAGGATGGAACCGTCCTGTTGCGCACCGCACGGTATGAGATGTCTGGTGACTCGGCACTGGATATTCCCTTTGTCGCGCGAGCCTTTGCGCTGAAACAGCCCCAATATGGACTGACCATCGCCCGCTGGGGATTGGCCTATCGTCTGGCTCGGCCAATCTTCAAAAACAACCACTTTGAGGGCATTATTGTTTTTGTATTGCGTCCGTTGTCCGGATTAGACCTGATCTATGAAAGTCTCGGTGTGGATACCGGTGTGCTGATCGATAAGAGTTATCAAGAACGCATTAAAGGCGTTAATTTCCCAGTTTATAACGGCTACCTGCTGATGGAAGAGAAGGGCTCGTTGTTTAAAGAGATTCCAGAACTTCCTGACAAGGAGGAGGTGGGTCACGGACTGATCAAAGCCTACGGACAACAGGAGTATCTGTTTTACAGCCCCGTTGAGCTGAAAAATTATAACAATGAGGTCATTGGTTATATTCAACCCGTCAGCCGGCATACGCTGCAGCAGCAAAAGCATCAGTTGGTGCTCAAGAAGGCTCTGATGACGGCATCGGTATTAATCTGTATGACGTTTGTCGTGCTCTATTTCGGGATCGGTTATCTGCTGAAGCGGTTGGACCGACTGAACAATACTTTGGAATCCCGAGTTAGGGAACGGACGGATGAATTGAACCAGGTCAATCTGGCTTTGAAAAATGAGATTTCCGAACGGGAAAATATTCAGCAGGAGCTGGAGCGGTTAAGCCGCTATGACGGTTTAACGGAACTGATCAATCGACGCTATTTTAATGAATTACTCGATGTTGAATGGCGCGATGCCCGCCGTCATCATCACTGGTTGACCGTGATGATGATTGATGTGGATTATTTCAAGATTTATAACGACGGTTATGGTCATTTGCAGGGAGATAACTGCCTTGCGCAGCTGGCGCAACTGCTTAAAGGGAAACTTAAGCGGGCGCGTGACGTCGTCGCCCGTTATGGTGGTGAAGAATTTGTCTGTTTGTTGCCAATGACCGATCCGGCGGAGGGTCAGCAGATGGCTGAATCCTTATTGATGGCGGTGCGTGACTCGGGGATTGAACACTGCGGATCAAAATGTGCAGAAATGATCACGGTCAGTATCGGTGTCAGCAGCATGGTGCCCGATGCACATCAAAAAGCGGATCAACTGATCCGCCAGGCGGATAACGCCCTGTATTGTGCCAAGCAGAAAGGACGAAACCAGGTCCAGGTTTACAAGCCGGGTGACACTGGTGGCGCAGATTTTACTGTAGACGACCGTATGTAA